In one Saccharibacillus brassicae genomic region, the following are encoded:
- the hpf gene encoding ribosome hibernation-promoting factor, HPF/YfiA family yields MDFAIRGQHIEVTDALKDYIDKRLSRLEKYFDIPPATEGTVTLSVTRGIHKVEVTIPLPGGVFLRAEDRSDDMYTSIDSVLSKLERQIRKHKTKMNRRFRQDESLKGLFVDEGANASVSPSTDEEEAEDELQVVRSKRFLLKPMDVEEAILQMNMIGHNFFVFSNIESETVNVVYRRNDGKYGLIEQE; encoded by the coding sequence ATGGATTTTGCGATTCGCGGACAACACATTGAAGTTACTGACGCTCTGAAGGATTACATCGACAAGAGACTCAGCCGACTCGAGAAGTACTTCGATATTCCCCCTGCTACGGAAGGTACGGTTACGCTTAGCGTGACGCGCGGCATTCACAAAGTAGAGGTGACGATCCCTCTTCCAGGCGGCGTGTTCCTGCGCGCGGAAGATCGGAGCGACGACATGTACACGTCGATCGACTCGGTGCTGTCGAAACTTGAGCGCCAGATTCGCAAACACAAGACCAAAATGAACCGCAGGTTCCGTCAGGACGAAAGCCTCAAAGGGTTGTTCGTCGACGAGGGTGCCAACGCTTCCGTCTCCCCGTCCACGGACGAGGAAGAGGCCGAGGACGAACTCCAAGTGGTACGCAGCAAGCGATTCCTGCTCAAACCGATGGACGTCGAAGAAGCTATTCTGCAGATGAACATGATCGGCCACAACTTCTTCGTCTTTTCGAACATCGAATCCGAGACGGTCAACGTCGTGTATCGCCGTAACGACGGCAAATACGGCCTGATCGAACAGGAATAA
- a CDS encoding LPXTG cell wall anchor domain-containing protein codes for MRGKNKKVWAILIALVLVLHTMLGAGIGQARAEEAAPAGETVEQQVTSSTEGSVVQADVPSESGQTGDPIVVEESPISANEAAVEEVPAADAGTPAVEAEEETAPAADAAAPVAEEETAPAESVETPAVDTETPAADESTPATDEEQTPETDVETPASEEEAAATKEEADKAKAELAAKEAAEADAKVTPVIEENIITNVSITNQNGSVIDADHPVDVNDALQLNYQFALPDGKGYGEGSTFDFNVPSQFPIYNAVNAPLFATDSSGETIGTLQVTTDGHVKLTFNDYIAKHSDVKGNLTIGTVLTEQTVNNQEQVTISFPIAGGLVPVILYVTKPDNTDPIRNDANLFYKLHTSTNYADKQAAWGIFINKDMLSLNKVVVKDTFPNGGLELVKASIAVEVEGTENGKGNGQYSAYAGSYTVEVLENNLRKGFVVTFNEPVTQSLRITYTTNYDSSKLTDATVNQGFVNRANLTAEILGKDGQGPAEQITKESQIAFYEPFVDKDGAQNGDRLNWSITINKNQSTITNATIIDTAGNSQTLDRESFRLYQAAVDRNGVVTKTGTLLTEGTDYMLNMAADGTTGFTLSFNNPINSTYVLEYASTFNAAETKDLTEIVNNVRFTGEGIRGGIVESQSKITVRVTTGSGSGSGTIPVTPPTTPPTTPPTTPPTTPPTTETPPPTTTPPTTETPPTTVTPPDTTVPENPVPVGPPVIVVPTPPTPVTPTPDTTIPDDTTPVGPPVVPTEPDTTIPDDTTPVGPPAVPTEPVMPIPDETIPQGPPIVPVQEQPIPMQPIVSIPDDSVPQGMPVVEGTVVPNEETLPQTGESSSLPYVMAGAGLILFGLLMRRRSAKNAE; via the coding sequence GTGAGGGGAAAGAACAAAAAAGTATGGGCCATTTTGATTGCCCTGGTACTCGTCTTACATACTATGCTCGGCGCGGGAATCGGTCAGGCAAGGGCGGAGGAAGCGGCGCCAGCCGGAGAGACCGTTGAGCAGCAAGTCACATCCTCGACGGAAGGCAGCGTCGTTCAAGCGGACGTGCCATCCGAATCCGGACAGACCGGAGACCCAATCGTCGTTGAAGAAAGTCCTATAAGCGCAAACGAAGCAGCGGTGGAAGAAGTTCCTGCCGCGGACGCCGGAACTCCTGCCGTGGAAGCGGAAGAAGAAACGGCTCCGGCAGCGGATGCCGCGGCTCCTGTCGCCGAAGAAGAAACAGCTCCCGCAGAGAGCGTAGAGACGCCTGCCGTTGATACGGAAACGCCGGCGGCAGATGAATCGACTCCTGCGACCGACGAAGAGCAGACGCCGGAAACCGACGTCGAAACTCCTGCAAGCGAGGAAGAAGCGGCTGCAACCAAAGAAGAAGCAGACAAAGCGAAAGCCGAACTTGCTGCTAAAGAAGCAGCAGAGGCAGACGCAAAAGTAACACCCGTGATCGAAGAAAACATCATCACGAACGTGTCGATCACGAACCAAAACGGAAGTGTGATCGATGCCGACCACCCGGTTGACGTCAACGATGCGCTTCAACTGAATTATCAGTTCGCTCTCCCGGACGGTAAAGGATACGGAGAAGGTTCGACCTTCGATTTCAACGTTCCTTCGCAATTCCCGATTTACAACGCAGTCAATGCCCCTCTGTTCGCTACCGATAGCTCGGGCGAGACGATCGGTACGCTTCAAGTTACCACGGACGGTCACGTCAAACTCACGTTTAACGATTACATTGCCAAGCATTCCGATGTAAAAGGCAACTTGACGATCGGTACGGTACTGACGGAACAAACCGTAAATAACCAGGAGCAGGTTACTATTTCTTTCCCGATCGCGGGCGGACTCGTACCGGTTATCCTTTATGTCACAAAACCGGACAATACCGATCCGATTCGAAACGATGCCAACCTTTTCTACAAACTGCATACCTCTACCAATTACGCGGATAAACAGGCTGCATGGGGTATTTTCATCAACAAAGATATGCTCTCGCTTAACAAGGTTGTCGTAAAGGACACGTTCCCGAACGGTGGGCTTGAACTGGTCAAAGCTTCGATCGCTGTCGAAGTCGAAGGCACTGAAAATGGCAAAGGAAACGGTCAGTACAGTGCTTATGCAGGCAGCTACACGGTAGAAGTTTTGGAAAACAATTTGCGTAAAGGGTTCGTCGTAACTTTCAATGAGCCTGTAACGCAAAGTCTTCGCATTACTTATACGACCAATTACGACAGCAGTAAATTGACGGACGCTACAGTGAATCAAGGATTCGTCAATCGTGCGAATCTGACTGCCGAGATCCTTGGCAAAGACGGACAAGGCCCTGCGGAACAGATTACCAAAGAATCGCAAATCGCCTTCTACGAGCCTTTCGTTGACAAAGACGGCGCGCAGAACGGAGATCGCCTGAATTGGTCGATCACGATCAACAAAAACCAGTCCACGATCACCAATGCGACCATTATCGATACGGCGGGCAACAGCCAGACGCTGGATCGCGAATCCTTCCGTCTGTACCAAGCGGCCGTGGATCGCAATGGCGTGGTAACCAAGACGGGTACCCTGCTGACAGAAGGCACGGATTATATGTTGAATATGGCAGCGGACGGCACAACCGGATTTACCCTGTCGTTCAACAATCCGATCAATTCCACTTACGTGCTGGAATACGCTTCGACCTTTAACGCCGCTGAGACGAAAGACCTTACGGAAATCGTCAACAACGTTCGTTTTACAGGTGAAGGCATTCGGGGCGGGATCGTGGAAAGTCAAAGCAAAATCACGGTACGCGTAACGACGGGTTCCGGTTCGGGTTCCGGGACGATCCCGGTAACACCGCCGACGACGCCACCAACAACGCCGCCGACGACGCCACCAACAACGCCGCCGACGACAGAGACGCCTCCGCCAACGACGACGCCACCGACAACGGAGACGCCGCCAACGACGGTAACGCCGCCGGATACGACTGTACCGGAAAATCCGGTTCCCGTAGGACCGCCGGTCATCGTGGTGCCGACTCCGCCGACGCCGGTAACGCCGACGCCGGATACGACGATTCCGGACGATACAACGCCGGTTGGACCTCCGGTCGTGCCGACTGAGCCGGATACGACGATTCCGGACGACACGACGCCGGTTGGACCTCCGGCCGTGCCGACGGAACCGGTTATGCCGATTCCGGACGAGACGATCCCGCAGGGACCTCCGATCGTTCCGGTTCAAGAGCAGCCGATTCCGATGCAGCCGATCGTTTCGATCCCTGACGACTCCGTGCCGCAAGGAATGCCAGTAGTCGAAGGAACGGTAGTGCCGAACGAAGAGACACTGCCGCAGACCGGCGAAAGCAGCAGCCTGCCGTACGTGATGGCCGGTGCCGGCCTGATCCTGTTCGGACTGCTGATGAGACGCCGTTCCGCTAAAAACGCCGAATAA
- a CDS encoding cold-shock protein, with translation MQGKVKWFNAEKGYGFIETEEGGDVFVHFSAIQIEGFKTLEEGQAVEFDIVEGARGPQASNVTPL, from the coding sequence ATGCAAGGTAAAGTGAAATGGTTTAACGCAGAAAAAGGTTACGGTTTCATCGAGACGGAAGAAGGCGGCGACGTTTTCGTTCACTTCTCGGCGATTCAAATTGAAGGATTCAAGACGCTGGAAGAAGGACAAGCCGTTGAGTTCGACATCGTTGAAGGCGCTCGCGGACCGCAAGCTTCCAACGTTACTCCTCTGTAA